GCTAAACAGCATCTATTACAACAAAAGTAAGATGAGCATAGGCATTATTTGTGCATGAAAGATATATAATGGTAAAATCTGGATCTGGAAAGAGgtctaattattttttcaatgatttttgtaCTAAAACGTACATTATTTCTTTCTCATTATTAGTTTAGCAAGTCTCTTAATTTTGGAATTGTTTTTCCTACACTCAAAGCtacgaaatgaaaataaaataggttgccatatttatttcaagttttaattctattatatgtttaaaaacaaaaaaattgccaGTACAGTAATCTTTAAATCCATTTCAACATTGCgattataaaaaaagtacaaaacttaATAACTGTATAAAAAGCTGTAAAGATAAAAATTCCTCAGAAACTTCTTCCAGTATAAAAACTTACAATATGGCtgctataattaatttcataaatgtatCAATTGACATCTGTTATGAAAACACCTTCTGCATTGTGTCTTTATCCATACACTATAGGTTGACAGTGTATGACTAAATTAACCTAGCTTAAGAAAACTGTAAAGGCACATTTTAAACATCTGATCATGATAGTACTTAAACAGTCTCTTTACCATCTAGTTTCTTTGCCAAATCTGATACGAGTTCTTTAAAAATTAGAGGATCAATATTCTTTCCTAGCTGATACAATACAAACCAATCTCCAATTTGACATTTCCTGGCGATAGTTTCAATCTGTTCCTGTGGGGAAAGGCGTGAGCGTGCTCTCAGCAGGTAGAGACGGACTTGAGGGCCCATGACGACAGCAGCACGGTAGATCAGAGATACACCAGTGATGAGTGTGAGCAGGATAAACCAGAACCACAGGAACACATAGATCTTCTCATTTACAATGTTCAAGGGAAGTACACACAAACCGTCAAACTTTTGAACAGTTCCAGAAGGACCATATTTGTGGAAGGTACATTTGGTAACCTTAGGGAATACTCTCGACATAGGATCCTCCCTCTCCTCTTGCTCCATCTCAGTAAACCTGACAACATCTGATCCATAAGTGGTAAACTCACCATCCAGGAAGACATCCATGAAATAGATCTGAGCAAGCACATTGATAAAGTTGAGCACCTCACAAATAAAGAATCGTATGGCATAAAAGTTCTGAGTATGCAGATTCATAGCAAAATAATCAACAAGGAGCTTCTTCCGGTCGATTTTACACTCTTCACTAACGACAGGACAGTTGAGGTCCAATACCAACATTTTGATTCTTCCACCTTCCCATGTTTTCCAAAGATAACGCGGGGCGTAGAACATCATAGCTTGAAAGAATAGGACAAAACATACCCACTGGTAGTACTTGTGATATTTCACTTCATCTTCACCTTCGACGTGGCTGGCGACTCCCGGATGAGGAATGTCTTTTCCGATTGTTCCTGCAAGTCGGTTAGGAATTGTAAATGTAGAGTAAATCCAGCAGTAGGTGTCCATAACATGTGGAGGAATTTCGTCAACAATGCAGTCGATCGGATCGCCAATATACTGACGCGAAGTCACCAGTAGTGAAAACGCAACAAGCAAAATAACAGTCGCCTTGTAATGCAACCGAAACACATTATTGTCAATACAAACTGCGTCTAGCTTCAGTAGCCCCTTAACGGAGCCAAACACATCAAACATTGTTGCTTTCTATGCACAGCACACAGCGAACTTTATATCCAAACACACACCACGACGACGTTTCACCTAGCTCCTTCACTGACTGAAATGGACGATTACACTTCTGTCTCGGCTGCGCGGACCGTGATGCGCGTCAGCTATATGGTGGGGAGGAGACTCATTCCCCTCTCTAGCCTCTACCACGGGCTCCTGTTTTGGTGGCTGTCCCCTCCCCTGCTCTTCTT
The Homalodisca vitripennis isolate AUS2020 chromosome 4, UT_GWSS_2.1, whole genome shotgun sequence DNA segment above includes these coding regions:
- the LOC124360031 gene encoding innexin inx2; translated protein: MFDVFGSVKGLLKLDAVCIDNNVFRLHYKATVILLVAFSLLVTSRQYIGDPIDCIVDEIPPHVMDTYCWIYSTFTIPNRLAGTIGKDIPHPGVASHVEGEDEVKYHKYYQWVCFVLFFQAMMFYAPRYLWKTWEGGRIKMLVLDLNCPVVSEECKIDRKKLLVDYFAMNLHTQNFYAIRFFICEVLNFINVLAQIYFMDVFLDGEFTTYGSDVVRFTEMEQEEREDPMSRVFPKVTKCTFHKYGPSGTVQKFDGLCVLPLNIVNEKIYVFLWFWFILLTLITGVSLIYRAAVVMGPQVRLYLLRARSRLSPQEQIETIARKCQIGDWFVLYQLGKNIDPLIFKELVSDLAKKLDGKETV